Below is a genomic region from Treponema sp. OMZ 798.
CGATAACGAGCTTAAGGTTCTTTTGGATCATGCCCGTGAGGTCTTCCCCGAAACCATCCTTTCAAAGGACAGAATGAATATTCAACTGGAATATGAAGATTAGAAGTTCCTTTAATATCTCTATTACAATTTGACATAAATTAAAAAACAGTGTATAATTTACTTGCTTTGTTAGTTAATTGTGTCCATAGGTGTTTGGTAATTTTGGACTATTAACCGGCAAAAAAGGAGTTTTTATGAAGAAGATTGTTAAAATTTTGATCGGTTTCCTTCTCATTTTTTCCGTGCTCGCTTCTTGCAATAAGGAAGAAGGAAAAAAAGTTTTAATGGTTGGTATGGTTACGGATGCCGGAACTATAGACGATAAGTCTTTTAACCAAGGAACATGGGAAGGCATTAAAAAGGCCGAAAAAGAACTTGGCGTAAAGGTAAAATATCTAAAACCTGTCGGAACAACTGAGGCTGATTATATCAAAGAAATATCCAACCTCTATGACTCAGGATATAGATTTATCATTTGTCCCGGTTTTAAATTTGAGACAGCCGTTTTTAAGGCTCAGTCCAAATACAAGGATGCAAAATTCGTAATTGTAGACGGAAATGCCCATCCTGCAGATTCTTGGGATGCCCAAAACGGACCTAACACAATCGGTATTTTCTTTTTAGAAAATGAAGCCGGTTTCTTGGCCGGTGTTGCCGCTGCCTTACAGCAAAAAACCGGAAACTTCGGTTTTATAGGCGGTATGGAAATCCCTGCAGTACAAAAATTTAACTGGGGATGGCAGCAGGGCATTAAATATGCAAACGAAAATCTCGGTACCAACATTGAAATCTATCCCGAAAACTTTGTATATCAGGGCGGATTTTCCGATATCGCAGCAGGTCAGCAGATTGCCGCTTCTATGTATGACAGGGGCGTTACGGTAATCCATGCTGCAGCCGGCGGTGTAGGTGTAGGCGTTATCAACGAGGCTAAAACCAGAACTCAGGCAGGAAAAAAAGTTTGGGTTGTAGGTGTTGACGTCGATCAATATGCAGAAGGCATTATCGGTGACGGATCTTCAATAATTCTTACCTCTGCAATGAAGTATCTTGATAAGGCTTCCTATGATATGATTAAGGACGAATTGAACGGGGCCTTCCAAGGAGGTAAAACCTTAGTATTTTCTGCAAAAGAAAACGGTGTAGGAATTCCTATAAAAAATCCGAACCTTTCCGATGATGTACAGCAAAAGGTAAATGAGATTTACCAAAAAATAAAGAAGGGCGAGATTGTAGTAAGTACAACTCGAGGAGATTTGTTTAAATAAACAATTATTTTAGGCCCATTTTTCCTGCTTTTAGCTGACAGGAGAAATGGGCTGTTTCTTATTTTTTGAGGAGTTCAAATTGTCCCATTCTGATTATGTTATTGAAATGAGAAATATCCGTAAGGAATTTCCCGGAATTGTGGCAAACGACGATATAACTCTCCAAGTGAAGAAAGGAGAGATTCATGCAATTTTGGGAGAAAACGGAGCGGGTAAGTCTACCCTGATGAGTATCCTCTTCGGACTTTATCATGCCGACAGGGGAGAAATCTTTGTGAAGGGGAATAAGGTAAAAATAAACAGCCCCAACGATGCAAATGATCTAGGTATCGGAATGGTGCATCAACATTTTAAACTCATCCATAATTTTACAGTAACCGAAAACATTATTTTAGGTAAAGAAGGCGGTTTTATCCTAAACCAAAAAGAAGCCGAAAAGCGTATAAAAGAATTAAGCGATAAATACGGTCTTTTTATTGAACCCGATGCCGTTATAAGCAACATAACTGTAGGTATGCAGCAAAGGGTTGAAATCCTAAAAATGCTTTACAGGAATGCAGACATTCTCATCTTCGATGAGCCTACGGCAGTTTTGACTCCTCAGGAAATAAGCGAGCTTATGCAGATTATGCGGAACCTAGCCGCAGAAGGCAAGGCCATAATCCTTATTACCCATAAATTGCAGGAAATTTTGGATGCAGCCGACAAGTGTACTATTATAAGACGAGGAAAACTCATAGATGTTGTCGATGTGGCTTCTACAACCAAAAATGAACTTGCTTCCAAAATGGTAGGCCGGCCTGTAGACTTTAAGGTTCCGAAAGGGCCTTCAAAGCCGGGCGCTCCGATTCTCGAAATTAAAAACTTAAACGTATTAAAAGAAAAAAAACTTCCTGCAGTCAGCAATTTTTCGCTTGATGTAAGAGCCGGAGAAATTGTAGGCATAGCCGGTGTAGACGGAAACGGACAAAGCGAATTGGTCTATGCTCTTTCAGGCCTCATGCCTTCGGAATCGGGCAGCATAGTTTTGGAAGGAAAAGATATTACAAACCTTTCTATACGGAAAAGAGCCGAATCGGGTCTGGGTCATGTACCTGAAGACAGACAAAAGCACGGCCTTGTTTTGCAGTATTCTATTGCCGAAAACATGGTCATAAAATCCTATTACACAAAAGCTTTCCAAAAGCACGGCTTTTTAAATATGGAGAAAATAAAAAGCTTTGCTCAAAAGGTCAGTGAAGCCTTCGATGTACGCTCAGGTTCAGGCATCGAATCCAAGGCAGGAGATTTGAGCGGAGGAAATCAGCAAAAGGCTATTCTTGGAAGGGAAATAACCCTGGATCCTCCTCTTTTAATAGCCGTCAACCCCACACGGGGGCTTGATGTCGGGGCTATAGAGTCCATCCATAAAGAGCTGGTAAAACACAGGGATAACGGAAGGGCTGTTCTTTTAATTTCCTTTGAGCTTGACGAAATTTTTAACCTTTCCGACAGGATAGCCGTCATGCACAGGGGGGCTTTAAGCGGAATTGTACGCCCTGAAGAAACTACAGCCGAAGAAGTAGGGCTTATGATGGCCGGTATGGGAGGAAAGAATGAGTAAGCTTAAAATAAGAAGCCTTAATTTTAAAGACTTTAACATAGCCGAAAACAATTTTATTATAAGTTTTTCTGCTGTTTTGCTCGGCCTTATTGCAGGAGCCGTTTTTATAGCCGTATTGGGTACAAACCCTTTTTCGGCCTTTTCCTATCTTTTCCGGGGCGGGCTTATGAACATAGAACGCATCGGAAATACCCTTGCAACAGCTACAATACTCCTCTTTGTAGGATTATCCGTCAGCTTTGCTTTTAAAACGGGCCTTTTTAATATAGGTGCTTCAGGCCAGATGCTTATCGGAGGTCTTTGCGCTACAGTTATAGCCTTAAACAGCTCAATGCCTCGTCCTCTTTTATTGATTGTTTTAATAATAGCTGCCATGATAGGGGGTGCCGTTTGGGCGGCCCTTCCCGGACTTTTAAAGGCCGTATTCAATGTGCATGAGGTAGTTTCTACCATAATGATGAACTGGATAGCCTATTGGATAGTTTATTATTCGGTTCAAGGTTATCTAAAGGCAGAGTTTATCGAAACCGAAAGCCGCTCAATTGCCATAGAGCATACCCTGAGGGCTGAATGGCTGAGTAAACTCTTTGGAAGCGAGTACATAAACTACGGTATCTTTTTAGGTATTTTCGGAATGATCCTTGTAAAAATAATATTGGACAAGACAACTCTGGGTTTTGAGTTAAAGGCTGCGGGCTATAATAAGAGCGGTGCCGAATATGCAGGCATAAAGGTAAACAGAAACATTATCTTTTCGATGATGATAGCGGGTGCTCTTTCGGGGCTCGCCGGCTTAACCTACTATGCGGGCTATTCTCTTAATATGCAGATAGGAGTTTTACCCTCGCAGGGCTTTGACGGTATAGCCGTTGCTCTTTTAGGAGCCGGGAATTCGATAGGAGTTGCCTTAAGCTCCCTCTTTTTCGGTGTTCTACATGTAGGAAAAGGCTTTATGAGTGCCAACACAACCGTTCCGCCCGAAATAGCCGATACAATTATTGCAGTTATCATTTATTTTACGGCTACAAGTTTATTGTTAAAGCGCTTTTGGTCTAAAATCCAAAAAAATAAGAAAAAGCATATTAAGGAGGCAGACTAATTATGTGGCATACATTAACTTCAATATTTCCTTATGTTATAGCATATACTATTCCTCTTTTAGTGACTTCCTTAGGAGGCCTTTACAGCGAAAGGAGCGGTGTAGTCAATTTAGGACTTGAAGGCCTCATGCTTGTAGGCAGTTTTGCTGCAGCTATTACCATAAATCTCTTAGAAGGCTTAGTGCCCTCAGGGCTTCTTATTCCCATAGGGCTTTTAGCTGCCGTAATTATGGGAATCTTATACTCTCTTTTACATGCCTTTGCATCAATTACCTTAAAAGCAGATCAGATTATAAGCGGCACTGCCATAAATATGCTGGCTGCTGCCCTTACAGTATATACCGCAAGGGCCATCTTAGGTTCGGGAAACGTCCGAATAAGCAGTATAATCCGAAAAGATATTCCGGGGCTTGCAAACATTCCCGTTTTAGGTCCCTTATTCTTTTCTCAAAGCTATTGGAGCACTTGGCTGGTTTTGGCTATCTTGGTTTTTTCTTGGTTTTTATTGTACAAGACTTCATTCGGTTTAAGGCTTAGAGCCTGCGGAGAGCATCCCTCAGCTGTAGCCAGTGCAGGTGTAAATGTTCATAAGATGCGCTATTTTGCCGTATGTGCAAGCGGGGCCTTGGCAGGTTTAGGCGGAGCCGTTATCCTTGTAACCTATTCCGGGGAATTTAACGGAAGTGTTGACGGCCTCGGCTTTTTAGCCCTTGCAGCTCTGATCTTCGGACAATGGAAACCCTTGGGTATCTTAGGTGCAACCTTCTTTTTCGGTTTTGCCAGAACTGTCGCAAACGTCTCTCAGGTTATACCCTCTTTAAGCCTAATCCCGCCGATTTGGCTTAAGATTTTCCCCTATGTAGTAACCCTGATAGCCCTTGTGCTTTTCAGCAAAAATTCTGCAGCACCTAAGGCTGACGGACAGCCTTATTAAGCTGTCTTAATACGGGATGGCCTATGAAAAAAAGATTTTTTCATCAGTTTAGCCTTGTATTGAGCCTTTTTATAGCCTTTAATCTCTTTGGGCAAGAAAATGTCGATAGTCCCTTATCTCAAAAAGGGCTTTCTATACAAGGCCTATGGGAAAACGGAGGGCGGTTTATAGAGTTTTCAAAAAAAGATGAGGCTTCTCTGGATATGAGGATAGTTTTAAAACCATATTACCGCTTCGTTTACGAAAAAATGGGCAATTTTTCTACCTCAATGGAAACTGTTGAAGATTCTAAAAGCCGATTTTATTTAAGAATAAGATATCCTTATGTAAAAAAAGCCGTTGTAATGCCTGTTTGTATACAAGATGACTTCTTTTTTACTTCATTTTATAAAAAGATTCCCTATGAGGTAAAAAAAGAAAGTGCTGATAATCTTTTTGAAACAAAAGATGAAAATTATGAGAAGTCACTCGAAGATAAAAAATCTCCTTTGGACGGTTTTTGGGTAGAGCAGGGCAGTCCTGACGGAATTCTTCTTTATCCTAATGAGGCTCCCGAATCTATAGATGCTTATTTTTTTACCGGAGACGATTATATCCGCTTCCGCTACTGGCTTGATGACCTTGAGTATAACGATAAAAAGGTAGTTGTTAAAGGAAATGACGGAACCGGCTTAGAGTTTCCCCGTCTTTTAAAGCGCGGCAGCCTTGTATATTCCTGTGTTACCAACACCGGAAGCGTCTTACGCAATTATGAAACGGGAAAATACATAATTTCTTCGGATACAAATGCAGAAAATACTAAGGGCTTGTTTTTAAGTTTTAAGTCCCTTGGTGCAGGCCCCGGAACTCACGCCGCTCCGGATACCTATCCCAAGGCTCAATTTTCGGTTTTAGAGAATTTGCCCCTTTATATACTGGATGAAGGAAGGGTCTTTGCCATGGGTTCTCCATTTTTGATTAGATCTCAGGTTAAAGACCTGGATGCGGAAATCGAAAAGCATAATTCAAAAAGAAGACCTCCGCCTGAACCGTCTATACCGAATGAGGATTTATAAATTTATTTTAAGGAAGGAACTATGCATTATAAGGTTTTATTTAGGATTGAAAAATTTAATTTGATTGACAAGCTAAGGCACAAGATAACAAATTATAAAAGATATTGTGAAGAGATGGGCGATACAGCCGAAATTGAAGTTGTTTTTGCAGGTGATGTTGTAAAACACTTTGAAAATCTTGAAAACGATTTTACGGACTCAGGACTAGACATAGCCCTGTGTCATAACGCCCTGACAGGTCAAAATATGCCCGATATCAACTATAAAAACATCAGGACAGTTAGGGCCGGAATAGGCGAAATTATAAGCCGGAAAGCAGAAGGCTTTATCGAATACACCATCGAGTAAGACCAAAGCTCTTAAACCATCCGGCGGGATCATGCAAAAGAGGTACCTGCTTTAATACTAGGTACCCCTTTAAAAATTTATTCTTTAGGCCATGTAAGGGTTTTTTCGCAAAGAGCTGCAAATTCCTTGGCTACTTTCTTTGCATCGCTTACGGGGATAACGGCTTCCTGATTTAAGGTTTTTTCAAAGAAAAGTTCAATAGACTTAAATGTATCGGGAAGAGGATAAAAGAGGAATGCAAAGTTGATACCCACCGGTTTTACTACAGTAAAAGCCGAAATAGCTTCTTGCGGTTTTTTGCTATAGATAATCGTAGATTGATTTTTTGCAGTATAAATATTCGATTCTTTAAATCTCAAAGGAACCTGAAAATTCTTATCTCTAAACACAGGTTCGGTTGCCTTGTGCGGGAAGTTTGCTGGTTCTACCAATAGGAAAAGTTTTTTTCCGTTTGTTTGGAAGGTTAATCCGTCCCCTGTCATATAAATATCTTTTACGGTTGAATATGAAATTATTTCATAAACACTGTAGGCCGAATCTTCCTTAAAAAAGGATGAAACGATGTATCCTTGATCCATTGGAAGTTTGTTTTGAGCATAAGCTTCAAAAAGGTCAATTGCTTTTAAATTCGACATAAAAATCTCCTTTTGATTTATACGTAAAATTATACACTATTTTTTTTAAGTCTTCAAGGCTTAAAATTGAACTTTGTCTAATTTTATAAAAAAAAGACCTTGACATTTTTTGTATTTTTTAGCATAATATCCCCCGTACTTGGTGGGTATAGTTCAGGGGTAGAGCGCCAGATTGTGGTTCTGGTTGTCGTGGGTTCAAATCCCACTACCCACCCTCTGCGGAGCTTATAAGGCTCTGGATCTTTTTGCGCCTGTAGCTCAGCTGGATAGAGCATCGGACTTCGAATCCGCAGGTCGCACGTTCGAATCGTGTCGGGCGCATGGATTTGCCGCCTATTTTACTGTTTCCATAATTTTTAATTACTTGACAAAACAGTCTGATTTTGGTAGGCTTAATAATCTATTTTATTGTTATAAGAGGTGACGAATGGCGATTAAACAGCCTAAGGGAAAAACAGTTAGACGACTCGGCGTTAATATCTATGGTAATCCGAAATACGACAAGCTTTTGGATCGCAAGCCGAATGGTCCCGGAAAAGAACGCGGCGCAAGAAAACGGGGCAAGACTTCTGTTTATGGTGAACAATTAAAGGAAAAACAAAAATTCAGATTTGCTTATGGAATTTCGGAACGTCAGTTCAGGAATTTATATAAAAAAGCAAGCCGAATGCCCGGTGTTACCGGTGATAATATGATTTCCTTGATGGAACAGCGTTTGGATAATACGATTTATCGAATGGGCTTTGCTATCAGCCGTGCACAGGCCAGACAAATGGTCACGCATGCTTATTTCTTTATTAACGGAAAGCCCGTAAACATTCCCTCGATGTGCGTAAGCGTAAACGATGTTATTACAACAAAAAATAAAAAAGGTATTCAAGCCCTTATCCGTCATAATATGAGCACTTCTCAAAGTACAAGAGGTTCTTGGCTCACAATTGATGACGAAAAACTTTCTGCTACAGTAAATATTTTACCTGTTACTACGGATATTCAGCCTGTAGGAAACATTCAGAACGTTGTTGAATACTATTCAAGAAATGCTTAAACTTTAAGTGTAAACTTGGTTTTAAGCTCTTGCACAAAACGGCTCATTCAAAAGGATGAGCCGTTTTTTTATTATATTCATCATGCTTGATTTTTTGCTTCTTTAGTTCTATAATGTTAAACATAATTAAATTTGGAGAGTTTAGATGAGCGATAATACCGAAACTTTTTTAAGCGAAAAAAATGATGAAGCAGTAACTTCAAAAAGTAATGAAAAAATTAAAAAAAAGCACGGTGTGTTTTTTAAGCTTGGAATGGCTATTTTAGTCATCTTGCTTGTATTGATTTTGCCTATTGCCGGTTTTTTTATTTATTCTGCAATCGATGGTATAAATCCTATCGAGTATATACCTGAAGGGCATTACGCCTATGTGAATATAGATTCCGCAGGGGAACTTTTACAAAAAACTCTTTCAATGCAGACCCTTGATTCGGTTTTAAGCTCGCCTGAAACGGCTCAGTTACAGGGAACTATCCGTTCTTTTAGAGCTTCTCCTATGCTGACCTCATGGTGGTTCAGTTCTGCATCTAATATTAGTTTAGACATAGCGGCCTACCCGGGCGATAACTTTTTGATTTTTGCTAAGTTGGGCTTCCGTTCGGCCGGAACAAGACTTTTACCCTTGATACTTAGATTTAAGACCGACTTGTTTTCCGACTTAAAAGAACTTAAACAGCTTGAAGAAAACGGCATAAGCTTTTGGCAGTATGACTTGGGAGGCGGTCAAAGCATATATGCGGTAAACTACAAGGATTCGATAATACTTTCTACATCCAAGGATTTATTCTTTTCGGCCCTGTCTAAAAAGAATGAAGACGAACACATTAAAACCTTGCGTAAATTTATCAAAGAAAAAAAAGGCGAGACTTTGAGCATATTGAGCGATGTAAATTATTTTACGAAAGATACTCCCAAAGATGATTCGATAAGTAATAATGTTGTGAGGGCTCTTAAATTTACTGAAGCGGCAAAGATAGATCTCAGTTTGGATTATAAGGACATAAGTCTTTCAGGTCTTTGCAAATGGGAAACCGAGTCTGAGGGCTTGAATACTATTCTCCAAAGACAGGCCTTTATTCCGGGAATATTGAACAGGCTTCCGAAATCTACCGATTATATAAGCTTGATAAATATGGGAGATGCCGATTTCTTATTTAAAAACGGAAAAGATATTTTGGGTGCCTCTGTATTGCAATCCTATAATTCGGCGAATAAGGCATCTAAATTCGTTTTTAATAAGAGCATCGATGATTTGCTTTTTTCGTGGATGGGAGAGGAAATAGGTGTTTTTGAAGTAAAGCAATCCGATGTTCCAATCTTTTTTGTTTCTTTAAAAGACGAAAAGCTATGCAGACAGGCCTTCGAATTAATCTATACCTCATTCTTTGTAAACAGAAATATCTCGGCCCTTGTTGACGGTATAAGAATACCGCGTATAGAGTTTCCCGATATTTTAACGGCTCTTTTGAGGGCCTTTAATGCTGAGCTCCCTTCTCCTTTTTATGTTATTGAAGGAGGTTATCTATACCTTTCTCAAAGTGCGGAGGCTCTTGCGTCCATGCTGAATGACGTCAAAAGAGGAAATTTACTTGTAAAAACCGAAAACTGGAAAAACATAACAAGAGCTTTTTCTCCCGAAACTTCGGTCTTTGTTTATTATAATCTTGAAAATCAAATTCCCTTATTTTTAAGATCAAACGATATGATGCAATCGGTTTTGAAAGGCTTCGGCCGAGGGGTTGTTTCAATACGCTTTGAAAAAGAAAAGACCCTTAAATTTGAGGTTTATGCTCAAAAAACCGAAGCCCATTCCTTGGGAGAACTGCCTGCATTTCCATATGAAACTAATTCCAAATTGAATTCTTATCTGTATTGCGGAAAAGGGGAAAACAATGTTCCCTTTGCTTATTGGACAAGCGGGCCTAACCTTTATGCCTTAAATTTGGCGGATAAACAATTAAAATCGATCAAGCTGGATGATAAGGCCTATTTAAACCTTGAGACTAAAAACGGTATTGTGAATGCAGTTTGGGCCGTATCTGCGCGAGGCAGCGTTTATAAGACCGATTATAATTTAAACGTGTCCTCCGGCTTCCCGATTTTAACCGGAGAAAAATTAAATTCTTCGCCATCGATAATACAGAATAAGATGGTTGTGCCTGTTGCCAATAAGCCCGTTCTTTTGTATGTGGAAAGTTCAGCTTCCTTTTATTATTCGGATGAGATGAATACGCGTTTAAGGGCTGCTCCTTCAGTGTATGGAAATTTTATTACGGCTATTCCCCGTTCTTTTGACAGTTATATGTATGTTTTTGATGATAAGGGAAAAATTGTTTCCGGTTATCCCAAGGTGCTTGACGGTATTTCGGCTGTTCAGCCTATTTTATATAAAAATAATACCTATGAAGCCGTCTTGACGGAGAAGGGCGTGTTCTCTCTTAAGCCTTCTGATATTATGCAGGGAAAAGCAGGGGAGGTTTATTCCATAGATCTTAATACTTCTTGTAAGACTCAACCCGTTTATTCCGAAAACCTAAAAATGTTCTTTTTGATTACGGATAACGGCTTTTTGTATAAGATAGATACCGAGTGTAATATAATAGACAAAATTCCTTTAAAGCAAAAAAATGCAGCCGATTATCTTATAAGTTTAATCGATATTGATTCGGACGGCTATGATGATGTGCTTGTTTCGGGAGGCGGAAATTCAATCTATGCTTATAATTCTAACTTTTCGCCCTTAAACGGTTTTCCTGTTGCAGGAACAGGTATTCCATATCTTATCGATGTAGACGGAAATGGAAAGCCTGAATTGATAAGCTGCGGCATAGATAACCGCATCCATTCTTATACGGGAGTTTCAAAATGAAAAAATCTTTATTTTTAGTACTTCTTGCTTCTATACTTTTTGTTTCTTGTTCAACAATGCAAAAAGATTCTATTTATTCTACTACCTCATCGCAGGATAATATTCGAAATATAGAAAATATTGAGGTGAACATAGTCAGGCAGTACCGTGAAAATAATCAGGAAAAGATTTTACAGATAAAACAGGAGCTAAATACCCTCTTGGCGGTTCCTTCATCGGACAGGTCCTATCTTTCTCTTGTATATGCCCTTTATTCCGACTATTTTTTGCTTGTAAGAGACAGGTCTTCTGCTAAAAGAATGCTTAAAACCGCCGAAAGCTATAATCCCCACGAAGAGTATGTGCATCTTGTCAAATCGCGTTTAACCGAAGGGCTTGAAGACAAGAGGGATTATCTGATTTCTATGATTAAATTAAATCCGAGGGCATACAGGCTTCAATCTGAGTTGGGCTTTGTATATTACCTTTTGGAAGATTATACCAGGGCCCTTGTTGCCTTTGATGCTTCCTTGGACTTTTTACATGAGGAGTACGGTCTTCTTTACGGTGAAAAGAGGGAGTATTGCCGCAAATTCTATAGGGTAGATTCCGATTTAAAAAATAGCACAGCACAGATTTTAACCAAAACTAAGATAAGCCTAATAGACATGACAACCCTGACTCAGGATAATACCCATGCCCTCGATGCAATTACAGGCACGGCCTTTTGGAGGCCTGCAATGCTCGCAGACAGGCTAAAGGCAGCAGGCTGGTATGACGATTCGGTCAACCTTTCAAAGGGTACGGCAACAAGGAAGGATGCAGCTCTTTTTTTGTGGCATCTTCTTATAGGGAATGACAATGAGGCCCTCACTCAATACAGCCGCCAATATGTCTATAGCGGAAAGTCAAGCCCGATACAGGACGTCGCCATAGACGGAGTTTACTTTGATGCAATCATAGGTACCGTAGAAGAGGACATTATACCCCTGATCGACGGCCGCCTCTTTGCTCCCGACCGAGACGTTTCAGGTCTTGACTTTTACGAATGGCTCAAAAAAGCCGATGCTCTGAGGTAAAACTAAAAAGACGGCTTTCTTTACCTCTATTGTTAGAAACAATTTTACCGCAAAAGTATATAAAATACACAGTATATGTAAATGCAAAAAAATTAAAAAAAGCGGCTCTTACAAAATTGGGGGTAAGTGTGGTATAATATACAGACTGATCGGCATCAGGGCCGAAATATGGAATATGGAGGCTTGTTATGTATACAATGACTATGACAAATAAAGTGTATCAAGCATTGGAACGGGCGGCGAAAATAACAGGAGCAGCTAAAGATACCGTCTTGGAGAATGCCCTAAGCCGTTATCTTGCCGAATTGCAGGAAGATGCTGAAGATGCCGCTCGTGCCGAAAAAGCCTGGAATGACTTTGAGAAAAGCGGAGAAAAAACCTATACCATTGATGAAATGCGGTACGAGTTAGGTCTATGAAAGTCATCTTGACCGAAACATTTAAAAAACAATTAAAAAAACTGGACACTGTAATCTCAAAGCGTGTTTTGGATTATCTTGAACAAATTGAGCTTCTTGATAATCCGCGTTCCCGAGGAAAAGCTCTTACTTCAAATCTTTCAGGGTTATGGCGGTATCGTGTCGGCGACTACATCATTTTATGCCGCATTCATGATGATAAGCTGATTATTACCGCCATCGAAATTGGACACCGCTCAACGGTGTATAAATTATGATTGATAATGAATAATTATCAATTAAAAAATACACAGTATAAACGCAAAAAATATAATTATTTTTAAATTGCCGTATTGAACTTTTAGGGCCTTTTGTGTATAATCCTCGTTATCTTGATCCGTTAGCTCAGTTGGATAGAGCGGCTGCCTCCTAAGCAGCAGGTCGGACGTTCGAATCGTCTACGGGTCATTTTTTTAATTCGTGCAGGGCATCGAAGGGGTATATTCCTTTGACATCTGTGAGCACTACATTATCAAGGGAGGAGCCGAAGATTACCGGTATATCTCCTGCCATGAATTCCGAAATAACCTGTCTGCATGCTCCGCAAGGGCTTACGGGATAGTCCGCATCGGGTGTTGCGATGGCAATGGCCTTAAAATCCTTTTTTCCTTCAGAAACCGCCTTAAATATTGCTGTGCGCTCCGCACAGTTTGTAAGGCCGTATGAGCGGTTTTCTACATTTACGCCTGTTACAATAGAACCGTCTTCCAACAAAAGAGCTGCGCCCACATGAAAATTAGAGTAGGGCGCGTAGGCTTTTTTTGCAGCCTCAAGGGCTGTTTTGAATAAATTTTCTAACTGACTTGAAATTTCCATAAAAGTAGTATATCATGTTTTCCATGTTATTTAAAGGAAAAAATAAATTTATTTTTATCGGTGTAATAATTCTTCTTGTTATATATATCTTTGCAGCTGCTGTTCCCATGAGGGAAGATGTTTATCTGATGCCTTTGTGGTCTTCACCCATACCGCAAGTTCAAAACGGACAAATTTATTCCGGAGAGGCTGGTGCGTCCGCTGAGGAGCTTAAACAAAGGTTTACCGGAAAAGAGCCCATTGCTTTTTCTTTGGGTAATTTATTCGGGTATTTTACGGAAGGCGGAGAAATTTTGAGGGCTGAAACTGCTGAAGAAAGATTCAGTTCTTCTTTTTATGCTTGGACAAAATATCCTCAAAAGCCTCTTTTTACGGATATTTATAAGCCTGAAGAATTCGATTTAGAAAAACCTTTTTTACGTATCGACAAGCCCGGCTATGTTTACCTCGATAAGGATAGAATTTTTTTGTTTGAACCTGAAGGTTCTTCCCTTTCCCGATATGACAATACCGGTAAAAAATTGTGGCACTATACTCATACCTTTCCTATAACCGCTTTTCAGTCCTCCAAGGCCGGCTGTGTGATAGGTCATTCAGACGGGCTCTTAGTATGTCTTGATTCCGATGGGAATACTCTTTTTAGTTTTTATCCCGGGGGCAGTACCTATCAGGCAATAATGGGGGCTGCAATTTCGGAAGAT
It encodes:
- a CDS encoding BMP family protein, which gives rise to MKKIVKILIGFLLIFSVLASCNKEEGKKVLMVGMVTDAGTIDDKSFNQGTWEGIKKAEKELGVKVKYLKPVGTTEADYIKEISNLYDSGYRFIICPGFKFETAVFKAQSKYKDAKFVIVDGNAHPADSWDAQNGPNTIGIFFLENEAGFLAGVAAALQQKTGNFGFIGGMEIPAVQKFNWGWQQGIKYANENLGTNIEIYPENFVYQGGFSDIAAGQQIAASMYDRGVTVIHAAAGGVGVGVINEAKTRTQAGKKVWVVGVDVDQYAEGIIGDGSSIILTSAMKYLDKASYDMIKDELNGAFQGGKTLVFSAKENGVGIPIKNPNLSDDVQQKVNEIYQKIKKGEIVVSTTRGDLFK
- a CDS encoding ABC transporter ATP-binding protein, whose product is MSHSDYVIEMRNIRKEFPGIVANDDITLQVKKGEIHAILGENGAGKSTLMSILFGLYHADRGEIFVKGNKVKINSPNDANDLGIGMVHQHFKLIHNFTVTENIILGKEGGFILNQKEAEKRIKELSDKYGLFIEPDAVISNITVGMQQRVEILKMLYRNADILIFDEPTAVLTPQEISELMQIMRNLAAEGKAIILITHKLQEILDAADKCTIIRRGKLIDVVDVASTTKNELASKMVGRPVDFKVPKGPSKPGAPILEIKNLNVLKEKKLPAVSNFSLDVRAGEIVGIAGVDGNGQSELVYALSGLMPSESGSIVLEGKDITNLSIRKRAESGLGHVPEDRQKHGLVLQYSIAENMVIKSYYTKAFQKHGFLNMEKIKSFAQKVSEAFDVRSGSGIESKAGDLSGGNQQKAILGREITLDPPLLIAVNPTRGLDVGAIESIHKELVKHRDNGRAVLLISFELDEIFNLSDRIAVMHRGALSGIVRPEETTAEEVGLMMAGMGGKNE
- a CDS encoding ABC transporter permease is translated as MSKLKIRSLNFKDFNIAENNFIISFSAVLLGLIAGAVFIAVLGTNPFSAFSYLFRGGLMNIERIGNTLATATILLFVGLSVSFAFKTGLFNIGASGQMLIGGLCATVIALNSSMPRPLLLIVLIIAAMIGGAVWAALPGLLKAVFNVHEVVSTIMMNWIAYWIVYYSVQGYLKAEFIETESRSIAIEHTLRAEWLSKLFGSEYINYGIFLGIFGMILVKIILDKTTLGFELKAAGYNKSGAEYAGIKVNRNIIFSMMIAGALSGLAGLTYYAGYSLNMQIGVLPSQGFDGIAVALLGAGNSIGVALSSLFFGVLHVGKGFMSANTTVPPEIADTIIAVIIYFTATSLLLKRFWSKIQKNKKKHIKEAD
- a CDS encoding ABC transporter permease, whose product is MWHTLTSIFPYVIAYTIPLLVTSLGGLYSERSGVVNLGLEGLMLVGSFAAAITINLLEGLVPSGLLIPIGLLAAVIMGILYSLLHAFASITLKADQIISGTAINMLAAALTVYTARAILGSGNVRISSIIRKDIPGLANIPVLGPLFFSQSYWSTWLVLAILVFSWFLLYKTSFGLRLRACGEHPSAVASAGVNVHKMRYFAVCASGALAGLGGAVILVTYSGEFNGSVDGLGFLALAALIFGQWKPLGILGATFFFGFARTVANVSQVIPSLSLIPPIWLKIFPYVVTLIALVLFSKNSAAPKADGQPY
- a CDS encoding deoxyribodipyrimidine photo-lyase, which produces MKKRFFHQFSLVLSLFIAFNLFGQENVDSPLSQKGLSIQGLWENGGRFIEFSKKDEASLDMRIVLKPYYRFVYEKMGNFSTSMETVEDSKSRFYLRIRYPYVKKAVVMPVCIQDDFFFTSFYKKIPYEVKKESADNLFETKDENYEKSLEDKKSPLDGFWVEQGSPDGILLYPNEAPESIDAYFFTGDDYIRFRYWLDDLEYNDKKVVVKGNDGTGLEFPRLLKRGSLVYSCVTNTGSVLRNYETGKYIISSDTNAENTKGLFLSFKSLGAGPGTHAAPDTYPKAQFSVLENLPLYILDEGRVFAMGSPFLIRSQVKDLDAEIEKHNSKRRPPPEPSIPNEDL